The following proteins come from a genomic window of Acidobacteriota bacterium:
- a CDS encoding GNAT family N-acetyltransferase — MNAERGSETATAAVEAWQRCLERRRAGAEPEGGLDQAVAAVLPRGGLTAMPREGLRVVVGSEAIRAVEELPDEVLVGWAYDAAAGESAPSGYDRLIVDLLEGGFRLVAERGGLPAPVAGQEAAPPFRVVRGRRDGYRVRGYRPGDEDGIFDLFRETFGADQDPEHWKWRYVDNPRGGPRISLAFSPDGELVCQYCAYPVRWHGLPPLSPDDSHQVGDTMTRPSARAVGRGPTSLLTRTGRHFYLTHCRNRIAFNYGFNTGNITKFSCRFLEAEVVEDAPYRELPPGAPLGRGSRLRRHYDLRRVTEPSEVGAAFDALFERVSGRYGLLVERSAEYLRWRYLDCPVEGPGLIAAYRRGRLVAWVAAMRFRDRVEWGDALVDPAERPALRALLEEMRAPDLPIVGWFSERPRWWSRELDSLGFVRRPEPQSLVTIQVPFVCRDAHSRLGRAYYTKGDSDLF, encoded by the coding sequence GTGAACGCGGAGCGCGGCTCGGAGACGGCCACCGCGGCGGTCGAGGCCTGGCAGCGTTGCCTCGAACGCCGCCGTGCCGGCGCGGAGCCGGAAGGTGGTCTCGACCAGGCGGTGGCGGCCGTGCTGCCGCGTGGCGGTCTGACGGCGATGCCGCGCGAGGGGCTTCGCGTGGTGGTTGGTTCCGAGGCGATCCGCGCCGTGGAGGAGTTGCCGGACGAGGTGCTCGTCGGGTGGGCGTACGATGCGGCTGCAGGCGAGTCCGCACCGAGCGGCTACGACCGGCTGATCGTGGATCTGCTGGAGGGAGGGTTCCGGCTGGTGGCCGAGCGGGGCGGGCTTCCCGCTCCGGTCGCGGGGCAGGAAGCGGCGCCGCCGTTCCGCGTGGTGCGCGGGCGCCGCGACGGCTACCGGGTGCGCGGCTATCGCCCGGGCGATGAAGACGGCATCTTCGACTTGTTCCGGGAGACGTTCGGTGCCGATCAGGATCCGGAGCACTGGAAGTGGCGGTACGTCGACAATCCACGTGGCGGTCCACGGATCTCGCTTGCCTTCTCGCCCGACGGCGAGCTCGTCTGCCAGTACTGCGCGTACCCGGTGCGCTGGCACGGCCTGCCGCCGCTGAGCCCCGACGACAGCCACCAGGTCGGCGACACGATGACCCGCCCAAGTGCCCGCGCCGTGGGCCGCGGGCCGACCAGCCTGCTGACGCGGACGGGGAGACACTTCTATCTCACACACTGCAGGAACCGGATTGCCTTCAACTATGGCTTCAACACCGGCAACATCACGAAGTTCTCCTGTCGTTTTCTCGAAGCCGAGGTGGTGGAGGACGCTCCCTACCGTGAATTGCCGCCGGGAGCGCCGCTCGGCCGCGGCAGCCGGTTGCGCCGCCACTACGACCTGAGGCGCGTCACGGAGCCGTCGGAGGTCGGAGCGGCGTTCGACGCCTTGTTCGAGCGGGTGAGCGGCCGCTACGGGCTGCTGGTCGAGCGTTCGGCCGAGTACCTGCGCTGGCGCTATCTCGACTGCCCGGTCGAGGGTCCCGGGTTGATCGCCGCGTACCGGAGGGGACGCCTGGTGGCATGGGTGGCGGCGATGCGGTTCCGCGATCGCGTGGAGTGGGGCGATGCGCTGGTCGATCCGGCCGAGCGGCCCGCCCTGCGCGCGCTGCTCGAGGAGATGCGCGCGCCCGATCTCCCGATCGTTGGCTGGTTCAGTGAACGGCCGCGCTGGTGGTCAAGGGAACTGGACAGCCTCGGGTTCGTCCGGCGACCGGAGCCGCAGTCGCTGGTCACGATCCAGGTGCCGTTCGTTTGCCGCGACGCGCACTCGCGGTTGGGCCGGGCGTACTACACGAAGGGCGACAGCGATTTGTTCTAG
- a CDS encoding glycosyltransferase family 2 protein gives MKSDPSITAVIVHYRTPDFLAASVEALQADARDADLRVQIVVVDNGAASASPEERLDTGHLRTCVIEPPSNLGYAGGVNLGARAPAGDVLLLMNADVIVVPGCLRALVEALGEADVAGPRLFWDRGGRLMLPPQQVRTRAAELDAVCAERSKLWGRSYRRRWRRRARAFWSASEPMPCFELTGAMLAMRADCWRRVGPFDEGFRLYFEETDWLLRARAKGARAVLAPAARAVHAYDQSAQREPRAQRWFEESMKRFRRRRYGAWFAGLLGLVERLPRRFADPPALPAAPVEGEAWIEVTTLPLGVPSAGCRLAAKAPADFELPAEVVREARADLSVRASGAGCRDLRGK, from the coding sequence ATGAAATCTGACCCGTCGATCACGGCGGTCATCGTCCACTACCGGACGCCGGACTTCCTCGCGGCTTCGGTGGAGGCCCTCCAGGCGGACGCGCGCGACGCGGACCTGAGGGTCCAGATCGTCGTCGTGGACAACGGGGCGGCCTCGGCGTCGCCGGAAGAGCGGCTCGACACCGGGCATCTCCGGACGTGCGTGATCGAGCCGCCGTCCAACCTGGGGTACGCGGGCGGGGTCAATCTCGGCGCCCGCGCGCCGGCGGGCGACGTGCTGCTGCTGATGAACGCGGACGTCATCGTCGTGCCGGGGTGTCTTCGGGCGCTCGTCGAGGCACTGGGCGAGGCGGATGTCGCCGGTCCACGGCTGTTCTGGGACCGGGGCGGCCGGCTGATGCTGCCGCCGCAGCAGGTCCGCACGCGCGCCGCCGAGCTGGACGCGGTCTGCGCCGAGCGGTCGAAGCTCTGGGGCCGTTCGTACCGCCGGCGGTGGCGGCGCCGCGCCCGGGCGTTCTGGTCGGCCAGCGAGCCGATGCCCTGCTTCGAGCTGACCGGCGCCATGCTCGCCATGAGGGCGGACTGCTGGCGCCGGGTCGGGCCGTTCGACGAGGGCTTCCGGCTCTACTTCGAGGAGACCGACTGGCTGTTGCGGGCGCGGGCGAAGGGCGCGCGGGCGGTGCTGGCGCCGGCGGCGCGCGCGGTGCATGCGTACGACCAGAGCGCGCAGCGTGAGCCTCGGGCCCAGCGATGGTTCGAGGAGTCGATGAAACGTTTCCGGCGTCGGCGCTACGGCGCCTGGTTCGCGGGGTTGCTTGGGCTGGTCGAGCGTCTGCCGCGCCGCTTCGCCGATCCGCCGGCGCTCCCCGCCGCGCCGGTGGAAGGCGAGGCGTGGATCGAGGTTACGACCCTGCCTCTGGGCGTGCCGTCGGCCGGCTGCCGCCTGGCTGCGAAGGCCCCGGCGGACTTCGAGCTCCCGGCCGAAGTGGTCCGGGAGGCGCGCGCGGACCTGTCGGTTCGGGCGAGCGGCGCGGGCTGCCGCGATCTGCGGGGCAAGTAG
- a CDS encoding ABC transporter permease, with protein sequence MSVSVPLGGRRARQSLFLLRELVVRNLRSRYAGSVLGLLWSLVNPLWQLALFTFVFAHVVKFGIPGEQTERFAVFLFCGLLPWFAIHEGVSRSASAITDSADLVKKMLLPAELLVASLVLGAMLHSGVGALAFIVVLALLGELSVASLPLLLVAVVLQAAMTFGIGLGLAGANVYFRDIAQATGLILNTWFFVTPIIYSINFIENGTLRQLLELNPLTGLVYLYRAAFLGGGLRVSLVPLIAFATGAVVLGGALFARLKDGLADEI encoded by the coding sequence ATGAGCGTGTCCGTCCCGCTCGGCGGCCGCCGCGCGCGGCAGTCGCTGTTCCTGCTGCGCGAACTCGTCGTGCGGAACCTGCGGTCGCGCTACGCGGGCTCGGTCCTGGGCCTCCTGTGGTCGCTGGTCAATCCGCTGTGGCAGCTCGCGCTGTTCACGTTCGTCTTTGCGCACGTGGTCAAGTTCGGGATCCCGGGTGAGCAGACGGAGAGATTCGCCGTTTTCCTGTTCTGCGGGCTGCTGCCCTGGTTCGCGATCCACGAGGGGGTGAGCCGCTCCGCGTCGGCGATTACGGACAGCGCCGACCTGGTCAAGAAGATGCTCCTGCCGGCCGAGCTCCTGGTGGCTTCCCTGGTTCTGGGTGCGATGCTCCACTCCGGAGTCGGCGCCCTGGCGTTCATCGTCGTCCTGGCCCTGCTGGGTGAACTGTCGGTGGCCAGCCTTCCCCTGCTGCTGGTCGCGGTCGTGCTGCAGGCGGCGATGACCTTCGGCATCGGCCTGGGCCTGGCGGGAGCGAACGTCTATTTCCGCGACATCGCGCAGGCGACGGGCCTGATCCTGAACACCTGGTTCTTCGTCACGCCGATCATCTACTCGATCAACTTCATCGAGAACGGGACGCTTCGGCAGTTGCTGGAACTCAACCCGCTGACTGGCCTGGTCTACCTCTACCGCGCGGCGTTTCTCGGCGGCGGGCTTCGGGTCAGCCTGGTGCCGCTGATCGCCTTTGCCACCGGAGCCGTGGTCCTGGGCGGAGCGCTGTTCGCCCGGTTGAAGGACGGCCTGGCGGATGAAATCTGA
- a CDS encoding DUF1640 domain-containing protein, producing MSVATFDTLAAVRNLEKAGMGTSQAEAVTETIRIAVFQGVATKEDIGDLRGEIGELRSATQSDIAELRAEMKAETADLRMGLEALRADVEKVRADMTWRMVLIMGAMLGLFTALDRFFLN from the coding sequence ATGAGCGTCGCCACGTTCGACACCCTCGCGGCCGTTCGCAACCTGGAGAAGGCCGGCATGGGGACTTCCCAGGCTGAAGCCGTTACCGAGACGATCCGCATCGCGGTTTTCCAGGGGGTCGCCACCAAGGAGGACATCGGCGACTTGCGTGGCGAGATTGGCGAGTTGCGGTCGGCTACGCAGTCGGACATCGCCGAGCTGCGTGCCGAAATGAAGGCGGAAACCGCCGATCTGCGCATGGGTCTAGAAGCGCTCCGCGCCGACGTAGAGAAAGTCCGCGCCGACATGACTTGGCGCATGGTGCTGATCATGGGCGCGATGCTCGGACTCTTCACCGCGCTCGACCGGTTCTTCCTCAACTAA